A region of Salmo salar chromosome ssa17, Ssal_v3.1, whole genome shotgun sequence DNA encodes the following proteins:
- the LOC106595092 gene encoding collagen alpha-1(VIII) chain encodes MAKPLPSTHLLVVAVQLCLVLRHHARGAAYYGHKQPQHPQQHLPQQHQPMQQLPHMSLGNGYGNGNGNGDGLPQQQYGKEMPQHMPYGKEMPYVLPQYGQELPQMLPQMHEQPQMPHNKGKGKGQSYPSNGKGLGGPPPDDRGLQGPGPKGPPGAQGPPGPQGPPGMLGQGMPGPHGKPGPPGPQGYPGIGKPGMPGMPGKPGGGGQPGPKGDLGPGGDVGPMGMPGGPGLPGPPGLPGIGKPGGQGLPGQPGPRGEPGHKGIPGLPGLPGPKGDKGIGLPGLPGLKGPGGPPGPPGQGGLPGVGKPGLNGLPGLPGGAGKPGPPGEGGLAGPPGEGGEPGPPGLPGIGKPGQDGLPGQPGFPGGKGESGPPGLPGGPGLPGYGKPGYPGPKGDKGHGGFPGAPGPKGDKGHGGLPGQEGLPGPNGPPGLPGPIGPPGGLGFPGPKGEGGNGGPKGLPGPKGEPGPPGLPGQGGYPGEGGQPGPRGIPGPLGPKGDNGHKGLPGLPGAPGMPGSRGEGGMPGEKGHQGPKGIPGNFGPGGPLGLPGLPGPKGELGPPGKPGYPGEGKPGVPGALGPQGKPGNGGPPGQPGQPGQPGPPGPPGPPTQPPGLGEILPEMGPGLDGLKQGGYKKPKNGGDRNGLEMPAFTAQLTNPFPPVGSPVVFDKLLYNGHQDYNPQTGVFSCTIPGIYYFAYHVHCKGANVWVALVKNNEPVMYTYDEYKKGSLDQASGSAVLPLQQGDTVHVQLPSDQAAGLYAGQYVHSSFSGYLLYPM; translated from the exons ATGGCCAAGCCCCTCCCCTCTACTCATCTATTGGTGGTGGCAGTCCAGCTGTGTCTAGTACTACGCCACCATGCCCGTGGGGCGGCATATTACGGGCACAAGCAGCCGCAGCACCCACAGCAGCACCTTCCCCAGCAGCACCAGCCCATGCAACAGTTACCTCACATGTCCCTAGGGAACGGGTATGGGAACGGGAACGGGAATGGGGACGGGCTGCCCCAGCAACAGTACGGGAAGGAAATGCCACAACATATGCCATACGGCAAAGAGATGCCATATGTGCTGCCACAGTATGGGCAAGAACTTCCACAGATGCTTCCACAGATGCACGAACAACCCCAGATGCCACACAATAAGGgcaagggaaaag GTCAGTCATATCCCAGTAATGGGAAAGGCCTTGGAGGCCCACCACCTGATGATAGGGGACTACAGGGTCCTGGTCCCAAGGGTCCACCAGGAGCCCAAGGGCCTCCCGGACCACAGGGCCCTCCAGGGATGCTAGGTCAAGGGATGCCCGGCCCCCATGGAAAACCAGGTCCTCCTGGTCCCCAAGGATATCCTGGGATAGGGAAACCCGGAATGCCGGGAATGCCCGGTAAACCTGGTGGAGGCGGCCAGCCAGGTCCGAAGGGCGACCTTGGTCCTGGTGGTGATGTAGGACCAATGGGGATGCCTGGGGGGCCAGGTCTTCCAGGGCCACCAGGCCTGCCAGGCATCGGGAAGCCAGGGGGTCAGGGTCTGCCTGGGCAGCCTGGGCCTCGAGGGGAGCCTGGACACAAGGGCATACCTGGACTGCCTGGTCTTCCTGGGCCCAAGGGAGACAAAGGGATTGGCTTGCCAGGATTGCCAGGTTTGAAAGGACCTGGTGGACCACCTGGGCCTCCTGGTCAAGGGGGTTTGCCAGGGGTTGGAAAACCAGGTCTGAATGGACTACCAGGATTGCCCGGGGGGGCAGGAAAACCAGGCCCACCTGGAGAAGGAGGACTTGCTGGTCCACCAGGTGAAGGAGGAGAACCAGGACCACCTGGGCTACCAGGTATTGGCAAGCCCGGGCAAGATGGTTTGCCAGGACAACCAGGGTTCCCAGGCGGTAAAGGGGAATCAGGCCCACCAGGTTTGCCAGGGGGCCCAGGTCTACCTGGTTACGGAAAgccaggatatcctggaccaaaAGGAGACAAAGGACATGGAGGTTTTCCTGGAGCTCCAGGCCCAAAAGGTGACAAAGGTCATGGAGGTCTCCCAGGGCAGGAAGGCCTTCCTGGACCCAACGGGCCACCTGGCCTGCCCGGTCCCATTGGGCCACCTGGGGGCCTTGGTTTCCCAGGTCCGAAGGGAGAAGGTGGCAATGGAGGGCCAAAGGGGCTGCCAGGTCCTAAAGGTGAGCCAGGGCCTCCAGGGCTTCCTGGACAGGGtgggtatcctggagagggtggTCAACCAGGACCGAGAGGTATACCAGGGCCACTGGGTCCGAAAGGGGATAACGGCCACAAAGGGTTACCTGGCCTCCCTGGAGCTCCTGGAATGCCCGGTTCAAGGGGAGAAGGTGGAATGCCCGGAGAAAAAGGTCACCAGGGACCCAAGGGAATCCCAGGAAATTTTGGTCCAGGTGGGCCACTTGGTCTTCCCGGTCTTCCCGGGCCAAAAGGCGAGCTTGGTCCACCAGGGAAACCTGGCTACCCCGGCGAAGGTAAACCTGGTGTTCCAGGCGCTTTAGGGCCCCAAGGGAAACCTGGCAACGGTGGACCCCCTGGTCAGCCTGGACAACCAGGACAACCTGGTCCCCCTGGCCCACCCGGACCCCCCACCCAACCACCTGGTCTTGGTGAAATCCTCCCTGAGATGGGTCCTGGTCTGGACGGTCTTAAACAAGGCGGTTACAAGAAACCAAAGAATGGAGGGGACAGGAACGGCCTGGAGATGCCAGCATTCACGGCTCAGCTCACCAATCCTTTCCCCCCCGTAGGGTCCCCTGTTGTCTTCGACAAACTCCTGTACAACGGCCATCAGGACTACAATCCCCAAACCGGTGTCTTCAGCTGTACTATACCGGGAATCTATTACTTTGCTTACCACGTCCACTGCAAAGGAGCAAATGTGTGGGTGGCACTGGTCAAGAACAATGAGCCTGTGATGTACACATATGATGAGTACAAAAAGGGCAGCCTGGACCAGGCGTCAGGGAGCGCTGTGCTCCCCTTACAGCAAGGAGACACTGTGCATGTACAGCTTCCATCTGACCAGGCAGCAGGACTTTATGCCGGTCAATATGTCCACTCTTCATTCTCTGGATATTTATTGTACCCAATGTAa
- the jgn1a gene encoding jagunal homolog 1-A: MASRAGPRATGTDGSDFQHRERVASHYQMSVALKSEIRKLNIVHVLIWLLLAAQVTVSQLNLVSHSVVAAPYQWEYPYLLSIIPSLFSFMALPRNNISYLVISMISAGLFCIAPLIYGGMEMFPVAQQLYRHGKAYRFIFGFSAVSVMYLVMVIAVQVHGWQIYYSKKLLDAWFTSTQDKKKK; this comes from the exons ATGGCTTCCCGAGCTGGACCTCGAGCTACTGGCACAGATGGAAGTGACTTTCAGCACCGCGAGAGAGTGGCCTCACACTACCAGATGAG tGTCGCCCTCAAGTCCGAGATCCGTAAGCTGAACATCGTCCATGTTCTGATCTGGCTCCTCTTAGCTGCCCAGGTGACAGTGAGCCAGCTGAACCTGGTGTCCCACAGTGTGGTGGCTGCTCCCTACCAGTGGGAGTACCCCTACCTGCTCAGTATCATCCCCTCCCTCTTCAGCTTCATGGCCCTGCCCAGAAACAACATCAGCTACCTGGTGATCTCCATGATCAGTGCCGGCCTCTTCTGCATAGCGCCACTCATCTACGGGGGTATGGAGATGTTCCCGGTGGCCCAGCAGCTGTACCGCCACGGCAAGGCCTACCGCTTCATCTTCGGCTTCTCTGCCGTCTCCGTCATGTACCTGGTGATGGTGATCGCGGTGCAGGTGCATGGCTGGCAGATCTACTACAGCAAGAAGCTGCTGGACGCCTGGTTCACCTCCACACAAGACAAGAAGAAGAAATGA